In the Bacillus sp. (in: firmicutes) genome, CTTGACACCCTGTATCATACCAAGGGGACTTTTTTTGTTTCAAATCTCATTTTTCCTCATTACAGGAATGCTCCCTTTATTTATTTTTTATGTAGAAGTACATAGCTTTTGTTCTTTTCCCAAACCCCCCTTTCAAAATATAAAAATGCCTCTTTCCGAAAGAAAGAGGCATGAAGGACACATTCTTCAAACCTCTTATCTCCCAGGAACTTTTCATATGCTCCTGTTGGATTTAGCACCGTGCCTTCGTGTAATATACACGGCCCCTAAAAATTAGGTGCCCCGCCTCACAGCGGTATTACGGTCGGTTGCTGCGGCTTCATCGGGCCAATTCCCTCCGCCAACTCTCGATAAGAGTGTTCAGCACGCTTATGCAGTTTTTATGAAGATATTACCTTCAATGGGCGAAAGTGTCAATCATTTTTTTCATTTTTTATAAAATATTTTTTTACTTCCTCAACGGTATGAACAGGTTGTTGACAAACAAATTGTTGGCAAATTTGAACGGTCCACTGCTTTGATACGTCTTCTTGTTTTTGAAAAACAGTAAACGGAAGAAAGCTCGTCCGCAACCACTGAAAAAGTTCTTCGTCTTTTCGTTCGTCTTTGCCCGAAACCACTACTTCCTCGCCACCATGACTAAGAGCCATGGCCGTTTGAACGGTACATAAATAACCGGAAGGATAGTGGGTGACTTCGTTAGCTGCTGCTTGTAACAATTGTTTAACCGTGGTGAACATTTGCTCATCATTTGTAAGCTTATATAAACGCCATAACTGATACGATGCGATGCCATTTCCAGATGGAATCGCTCCATCGTACCATTGCTTTTCCCGGACGAGTAGTTGTTCTCCGTTTTCATCAGTAAAATAAAAGCCTCCATTCGGGTCCCAAAAGCGGTTCATCATCTCTCGATACAACTTAAGAGCTTGGTGAAGGTAGGTTGACTGACCTTCAGCTTGGAATAATTCAACATACGCCCACAATAAAAAGGCGTAATCGTCAAGATATGCTTGGTATTTGACTTCTCCATCGCGGTAACGTGCCTTTAAGCCCGATTCGGTCCACAAGTGTTGTTCAATGAATTGAAGCGCACGGTTTGCCATTTGGAGAAAAGTGGCTTCTTTTAATGCGGCACCAGCTTTGGCAAGTGCTGCAATCATGAGACCATTCCATGATGTTAAGACTTTATCATCCACATGCGGATACACACGTTGTTGTCGTCGTTCGAATAAGGTCTTTTTTCCTTGCTGTATAATTTTCTCTACTTGATCGATGGAAATATTATGTTTAGACGCTAATTTTTCTAACGAAGTGCGAATCAAGTTTAATATATTTTTTCCTTCGAAGTTCCCTTGTTCCGTCATATTAAAGACGTCACAAAACACTTCGCCCTCTTTCGGTCCCAAAAGGTCGATGACTTCTTGTTTCGACCAAATGTAGTACGTTCCTTCTTCTCCCTCGCTGTCAGCGTCAATGGCGGAATAAAAGGCTCCTTGAGAATCGGTCATTTCCCGTTGTATAAACGAAACTACCTCTTTAATGACTTGTTTATACCGTTCATTCTTCGTTATTTGATATGCTTCTGTTAAAGCAAATAACATTAACGCTTGATCGTACAGCATTTTTTCAAAATGAGGCACCAACCACTTCCCGTCAACGGAATAACGAGCAAATCCTGATCCGAGCTGATCATAAATGCCCCCATCCAACATTGCATCAAGCGTCTTTGTGACCATTTGCAGCGCTTGATTGTTTCCGGTCCAATAATAATATCGCATCAAAAACAAATGTTGATGCGGCAACGGAAATTTAGGTGGTTGACCAAATCCACCGTAAATGGCATCAAATTGGCGTAATAGTCCATTGTACGCCTCATGAACATGCGTTTCTTGTATTCCTTTTGAAGTTTGGGCGTCTGGTCGTTCTTGTAGGGCTTCTGTTAGTTGGGAAGTAATTTTATCAATGCGTTGCGGATTACTTTTGTACGCGTTTGCAATTTGCGGTAGTAAATCGAGCATTCCCGGCCTGCCGTACTTACTATGCTTTGGAAAATACGTGCCCGCATAAAACGGTTTTTTGTCAGGTGTTAAAAATACCGTCAGCGGCCAACCACCTTGCCCCGTCATCATCTGGCATACTCGCATGTAAAGCGAATCAATATCCGGTCTCTCTTCACGGTCGACTTTTATAGAAACAAAGTTTTTATTTAGCAGATTAGCGACCTCTTCGTCTTCAAACGATTCTCTTTCCATTACGTGGCACCAATGACATGTACTATATCCAATACTTAAAAAAATAGGTTTATTTTCCCTTTTTGCCCTTTCGAATGCTTCGGGTTCCCACTCATACCACTCTACAGGATTGTAAGCATGTTGTAATAAGTATGGGGATTTCGAATTGATTAGGCGATTAGGCTTACGGTTGTCGTTCATCATTTCAGCCCCTTTCTACTTGATAGGTTTATTTTAAACCATTTATATCCATTTACAAACATTCTAATGGAACAAACGGTTATGCGCGACGTCATTTGTGTCACATTCGCCTAGATTGAATACAATGTATCGAGGATTATCGAAAGGGTGAATGAACTTGAATTATCAAAAAGCGTTAGAACAAATTATTCATGGACTTAATCTTGATTTAGCATGGGAATATGCAGCTGGGATTCAATATGCCCAACATACCAGCAAGCTTAAAGGGACTGTTTTTTATTCAATTGCTGAAGAATTAGAAGAACATTCAAAAGACGAAATTGGTCATGCTCACGTTTTAACTGAGCTGATTCAGTATCTTGGAGGTATTCCAACCACACAAGTAGCCTCGGTATCTACACCTATGGATCATAAAGAAATGCTACGTCAAGTCTTACAGGGGAAATACGATGCCATCAGCCGCTATTTGCAACGAATCTACCAATTTGAAGCGCTTGGGATGTATGACTCAGCACAAAAAATCAGGGATATTGTTGTTACTGAACAAAAACACGCCAAAGACCTCGAAATTGCCTTAGGTATTGAGAAAACGTTGGTTCAGCCTATTAAGTTGTCAATTGACTAATTTTACAGAACAGTCCCGTTCATTGGACAGCTTTAATCTAATTCATTTTTTAATAAATACTTATTTAGTTTAAAAAAATCATTTCATGTGATTAGAAAGGGTGAACGCTTTGTTCTTTTATCATCCGTATAGATATGTTAACCATCCTAATTTTTACGGTATCATTCAAAATGACCAAAATGTCTATCTTGAAAGAAATAACGGGGGAAAATGTCAACAAATTTTCAATGCTATACTCGACGCTATAAAAGGCGAAGCTGCGGCCATCGATTTTTACCCTCGACTTGTGCAGTTGGCACCAAATAAAAAGCATCGAGAAGACATTCTACATGCATTAGAAGATGAAAAAATCCATTTAAAAGAATTCACGAAACTTTACACGGACCTTACAGGAAAGAAGCCAATATATCAGGTAAAAAAAACCACTTTTCAATCCTATGAGGAAGGTTTAAGAAAAGCTTATGAAGACGAGCTGGAGGCTTATGAGGATTATCGAGATAGTTATTTATTAACTCAGAATCCACCTGTACGAGATGTATTTTTAAGAGCTTTTACCGATGAAATTGAACACGCCACCCGTTTTGGATTTTTAATATTGGGGCTATATTAGTCTTTTGATTCAATTTACGTATAGATGTCTATATAATAGTCGTCATTGATGATATGACGGCTTTTCTTTGTGAATTTTTCGTTCAGCTTCTTTATCTAATAAATTCCTTGTAAAAAAAACTCCGGTTCAATTCCCACCCCTTCCCAATATATTGTCTCCAATTAAAGTACATACTAACAATCGAACTTCTTATTCCAAAGCTTTTTTACCCATGTTCGATTTAGACCTGCATGTACGTTCGGCAGTTTAGATTACAGTCAAAAATAAGGATGGTGTTTTTTCGTTGCAATTGTCACCTAGAATATATCATAACTTTGTTCGTCAGAAATGGTTTAAAAAAATATATATTGAAAACATGGTTCGTAAGCATTTTGATTTGAAAGATAAAAAAGTACTGGATTTTGGTGCCGGTACAGGAGCAAATTGTTCCTTGTCTGAGCCGGATTACTACTATGGAATAGATCCCGATGAACGACGAGTTGTTTATGCAAGGCGACTATATCCTGAATATCGGTTTGATGTATTTTCAGGTAACAAAATACCCGCTGACAATAACAGCTTTGATGTTATTTTAATTATTGCCGTTTTACACCATATACCGCCTGACATCATTCCAGCTTATGTAAAAGAATTTAAAAGAATTTTAAAGCAAGATGGAAAAATTGTAGCAATTGAGCCTTGCTTATTTGACAATTGTTTTGTTAGCAATTGGTTTATGAAGAAATATGACAAAGGAGAATATATCCAAAAAGAAGCGGATTATTTAAATTACTTTACTGCTGAAAATTTTCAATGTAAAGTTCTGAAAAAATTTAAAAAATGTTTTCTTTATAACGAATTGTATTTTACCGCTTCGCATTAGTTTACTATTTCATTTCACAAAATATGAGGAGGAACAAAGGTTGTCCTCCTTTTGATTTGCACTTCAGACTGCGCTCCAGTATTTACCTCTAATTCTCCATCCTATTTTCTTCTATAATTTTGTTATAGGAGGAGATGGAAAAAGGATGATTATACTATCTATAATTTCGATTGCTATTATATTATTTTGGTATCGCGCCAATAAAAATACCCATCAAGTTATGTTAAATCAAATTCGTTTAAGTGATTCAGAGGGCAATGGCAGACCATCTACCGAGTTAAATGTCCTTCAAGTCTCAGATATGCACCTTGAAAGAATTTCGATTACACCTGAAGAACTATACAACAAGCTAAAAAATGAAAGGATTGACTTAATCGCTCTTACTGGCGATTATTTAGATAAAAAAAGAAGTATTCCTAAGCTTGTTCCCTATTTAAAGGTTTTCAATCAATTAAATGCTAAGTACGGAATTTACGTCGTTTTTGGAAATCACGACTACAAGCTAAAAAAGAACGATTTTACGACCCTTTTTAAAACATTTGAGAATTACGGATGTA is a window encoding:
- a CDS encoding thioredoxin domain-containing protein, whose protein sequence is MNDNRKPNRLINSKSPYLLQHAYNPVEWYEWEPEAFERAKRENKPIFLSIGYSTCHWCHVMERESFEDEEVANLLNKNFVSIKVDREERPDIDSLYMRVCQMMTGQGGWPLTVFLTPDKKPFYAGTYFPKHSKYGRPGMLDLLPQIANAYKSNPQRIDKITSQLTEALQERPDAQTSKGIQETHVHEAYNGLLRQFDAIYGGFGQPPKFPLPHQHLFLMRYYYWTGNNQALQMVTKTLDAMLDGGIYDQLGSGFARYSVDGKWLVPHFEKMLYDQALMLFALTEAYQITKNERYKQVIKEVVSFIQREMTDSQGAFYSAIDADSEGEEGTYYIWSKQEVIDLLGPKEGEVFCDVFNMTEQGNFEGKNILNLIRTSLEKLASKHNISIDQVEKIIQQGKKTLFERRQQRVYPHVDDKVLTSWNGLMIAALAKAGAALKEATFLQMANRALQFIEQHLWTESGLKARYRDGEVKYQAYLDDYAFLLWAYVELFQAEGQSTYLHQALKLYREMMNRFWDPNGGFYFTDENGEQLLVREKQWYDGAIPSGNGIASYQLWRLYKLTNDEQMFTTVKQLLQAAANEVTHYPSGYLCTVQTAMALSHGGEEVVVSGKDERKDEELFQWLRTSFLPFTVFQKQEDVSKQWTVQICQQFVCQQPVHTVEEVKKYFIKNEKND
- a CDS encoding ferritin-like domain-containing protein translates to MNLNYQKALEQIIHGLNLDLAWEYAAGIQYAQHTSKLKGTVFYSIAEELEEHSKDEIGHAHVLTELIQYLGGIPTTQVASVSTPMDHKEMLRQVLQGKYDAISRYLQRIYQFEALGMYDSAQKIRDIVVTEQKHAKDLEIALGIEKTLVQPIKLSID
- a CDS encoding ferritin-like domain-containing protein; this translates as MIQNDQNVYLERNNGGKCQQIFNAILDAIKGEAAAIDFYPRLVQLAPNKKHREDILHALEDEKIHLKEFTKLYTDLTGKKPIYQVKKTTFQSYEEGLRKAYEDELEAYEDYRDSYLLTQNPPVRDVFLRAFTDEIEHATRFGFLILGLY
- a CDS encoding class I SAM-dependent methyltransferase, with product MQLSPRIYHNFVRQKWFKKIYIENMVRKHFDLKDKKVLDFGAGTGANCSLSEPDYYYGIDPDERRVVYARRLYPEYRFDVFSGNKIPADNNSFDVILIIAVLHHIPPDIIPAYVKEFKRILKQDGKIVAIEPCLFDNCFVSNWFMKKYDKGEYIQKEADYLNYFTAENFQCKVLKKFKKCFLYNELYFTASH